One region of Paraburkholderia phymatum STM815 genomic DNA includes:
- a CDS encoding CHAD domain-containing protein, with product MDMDGDWPLPRPTTFFKANRRPAGSSLGKTSSIASTFSSLATPVVAEAVQRARELSTTCDVEGFHQLRVAFRRLRALYWAYSPYLGEEATAQATEEFKRLAAVAGGTRDWDIAGELLQAAQESGASVELLAAAAREKRAQAVVHSQTMIRCDDVEAFLNDALHRAQSALQLHCNDLPIRAFARERVRLAQRTLQKRSRRAGRRGEAAHEEALHDVRKAGKKLRYLLEFFQPVIKGGYERTIKELTSVQNTLGRFNDIAASETLIRTTTFYEVPPEVVQESLRWLQEQKGRRMRAASRRVRDIAR from the coding sequence ATGGATATGGATGGTGACTGGCCCTTACCGCGGCCAACCACATTCTTCAAGGCCAACCGGCGCCCGGCCGGTTCATCGCTTGGGAAAACATCTTCCATCGCAAGTACCTTTTCCTCATTGGCGACGCCCGTGGTGGCCGAAGCCGTTCAAAGGGCCAGAGAGCTATCCACAACATGCGATGTCGAAGGGTTTCATCAGCTTCGCGTTGCGTTCCGGAGGCTTCGTGCTTTGTACTGGGCATACTCCCCGTATCTTGGCGAAGAAGCGACCGCGCAGGCCACCGAAGAATTCAAGCGTCTTGCAGCAGTGGCGGGTGGAACCCGTGATTGGGACATCGCAGGGGAACTCCTGCAAGCCGCGCAGGAATCGGGCGCATCGGTCGAACTGTTGGCGGCCGCGGCGCGCGAGAAACGCGCGCAGGCGGTTGTGCATAGTCAGACGATGATCAGATGCGACGATGTCGAGGCGTTCCTCAACGATGCGCTCCATCGCGCGCAAAGCGCGCTCCAACTGCATTGCAACGATCTTCCCATCCGTGCGTTCGCCAGGGAGCGTGTCCGTCTGGCGCAGCGCACACTTCAAAAGCGCAGCAGGCGCGCAGGACGCCGTGGCGAAGCTGCACACGAGGAAGCGCTTCACGATGTTCGAAAGGCGGGCAAAAAGCTGAGGTACCTGCTCGAGTTTTTTCAACCGGTCATCAAAGGCGGGTACGAACGTACGATCAAGGAACTGACGTCCGTGCAGAACACGCTGGGACGGTTCAACGACATCGCCGCAAGCGAGACGCTGATACGCACCACAACGTTTTACGAGGTGCCGCCCGAGGTCGTGCAGGAATCGTTGCGATGGTTGCAAGAGCAGAAGGGCCGGCGAATGCGCGCAGCCTCACGGCGGGTGCGCGACATCGCTCGCTAA
- a CDS encoding class I SAM-dependent methyltransferase yields MYATRVDRARAIAIAAAFYALTLTGCASSSLHSQYASRASQSQDASAASLDAAIRGPQRSSPARARDVYRHPKETLQFFDVGPAQAVLEIAPGGGWYTDVLAPYLREAGQLYEAQYLSTSADLAAEDSATDAAYRRKLANDPSVYGKVVIGTLHAGQFIGFDANDRFDRVLTFRNIHNWIKDGQLDANLRAFYGALKHGGELGVEEHRARPGTTLQQMIDSGYVTQAYVIERAEAAGFVLIARSEINANPKDTKDYPHGVWSLPPTYRGGEADRSRFAAIGESDRMTLRFVKP; encoded by the coding sequence ATGTACGCTACTCGCGTTGACCGGGCGCGCGCCATCGCGATCGCCGCCGCTTTCTATGCACTCACGCTGACGGGATGCGCGTCCTCGTCGCTGCATTCACAGTACGCATCGCGTGCATCGCAGTCGCAGGACGCCAGCGCCGCATCGCTCGATGCCGCCATCAGAGGCCCACAGCGCAGCAGTCCGGCGCGTGCGCGAGACGTCTATCGCCATCCGAAAGAAACGCTGCAATTCTTCGACGTCGGTCCGGCACAAGCCGTGCTGGAGATCGCGCCGGGAGGCGGATGGTATACGGACGTCCTGGCGCCGTACCTGCGCGAAGCGGGTCAGCTCTACGAGGCGCAATACCTGAGCACCTCCGCCGATCTCGCCGCCGAAGACAGCGCGACCGATGCCGCTTATCGGCGCAAGCTTGCGAACGATCCATCGGTTTACGGGAAGGTGGTCATCGGCACATTGCATGCAGGCCAGTTCATCGGCTTCGATGCAAATGATCGATTCGACCGTGTGCTGACGTTTCGAAACATCCATAACTGGATCAAGGACGGCCAGCTCGATGCGAACCTGCGCGCGTTCTATGGCGCGCTGAAGCATGGCGGCGAGCTTGGCGTCGAGGAACATCGCGCGCGGCCCGGAACGACCCTGCAGCAAATGATCGATTCCGGTTACGTGACGCAAGCGTACGTCATCGAGCGCGCAGAAGCAGCCGGCTTTGTGCTGATCGCGCGCAGCGAGATCAATGCGAATCCGAAAGATACGAAGGACTATCCGCACGGCGTGTGGTCGCTGCCGCCGACCTACCGCGGCGGTGAAGCCGACAGGTCGCGCTTTGCTGCAATCGGAGAATCGGATCGCATGACGCTCAGGTTCGTCAAGCCTTAG
- a CDS encoding TadE/TadG family type IV pilus assembly protein: MKRYPACGLTTGAHRRTHHTSQRGAAAVEFAIVLPLLLLILFGIVELGIGLYDKAMITNASREGARAGVLLRTPKPTTQDITNVVLAYCQNYLVTFGSSNTPTVSVPSGVGGTFGTPLTVTVSYQYSGLGLGAMLSALTGPITMTATTVMNNE, from the coding sequence ATGAAACGATATCCTGCATGCGGGCTTACGACGGGCGCACATCGTCGTACTCACCACACCTCTCAACGCGGCGCGGCAGCCGTGGAATTCGCGATTGTGCTGCCGCTTCTCCTGCTCATTCTCTTCGGCATCGTTGAACTGGGAATCGGGCTTTATGACAAGGCGATGATCACCAACGCCAGTCGTGAAGGTGCGCGCGCCGGCGTATTGCTGCGAACGCCGAAGCCCACGACGCAGGACATCACGAATGTGGTGCTCGCGTATTGCCAGAACTATCTCGTGACGTTCGGCTCGAGCAATACGCCGACGGTCAGTGTTCCATCCGGTGTCGGCGGCACGTTCGGAACGCCGCTTACGGTGACGGTCTCATACCAGTACTCGGGATTGGGACTGGGCGCGATGCTGTCCGCGCTTACCGGCCCGATCACGATGACCGCGACCACGGTCATGAACAACGAGTGA
- a CDS encoding ShlB/FhaC/HecB family hemolysin secretion/activation protein: MRWLIVASCAAAAVHGSPVAAQAYRDVAPQPAPQSPRSAQSKPQSQTQGDASKVAVERLAGLVFEPAGVPPTMPPAQQRIVANALPVLDAAFLQNFTADLDKPLTFGRLAEIRQAVIEHYRKAGKPLVDVYVPEQDVSSGVVRIDIAEFRLGRVRANGNRYFSSGLLEREMPLASNEPILQADVSLGLAVLNANPYRRVDAIFAPGEATNTTDVVLQTDDRLPVRANVGYDNEGVPSLGRDRLFAGLGYGNLFGLDQQIAYQFTASNDFVSGNPSIEGRPDRARFMAHAFSYVAPLPWLDSIEFFGVYAQSTPRLPDTYGQTGISAQFSVRYDWRLPSTGDWAQLVQFGYDFKRSNNDLEFGGFQVFNSNTHIHQFVAVYDISQQKDTGTAHAAATFVASPGGLDGDNSDTAFNTARQGATSRYTYVQLTGSDAFALGRGFTLAASGTFQWTPDTLLPSEEIGLGGETSVRGYDPYVMLGDRGWNVQTELRTPALAIGASAVLAQPFVFFDAGRVWTRIDQPAEYNPGMLASVGAGVRFRWSRFVDFRCTYAAPLRAATPDGSKAPMVMLYLSIGT; encoded by the coding sequence ATGCGGTGGCTGATCGTCGCGTCGTGCGCGGCTGCCGCCGTGCACGGCTCGCCTGTGGCAGCCCAGGCTTATCGCGACGTCGCGCCGCAACCTGCGCCGCAGTCGCCGCGCAGCGCGCAGTCGAAGCCTCAATCGCAGACGCAGGGCGACGCGTCGAAGGTCGCCGTCGAGCGGCTCGCGGGACTCGTGTTCGAGCCGGCCGGCGTGCCCCCTACCATGCCGCCGGCGCAGCAGCGCATCGTTGCCAATGCGCTGCCCGTACTCGATGCAGCCTTCCTGCAGAACTTCACTGCCGATCTCGACAAGCCGCTCACCTTCGGACGGCTCGCCGAAATACGTCAGGCCGTGATCGAGCACTACCGAAAAGCGGGCAAGCCGCTCGTCGATGTCTATGTGCCGGAGCAGGACGTCAGCTCAGGTGTCGTGCGTATCGATATCGCCGAGTTCAGACTGGGCCGTGTGCGCGCGAACGGTAACCGCTATTTTTCGAGCGGGCTGCTCGAACGCGAGATGCCGCTCGCGTCGAATGAGCCCATTCTTCAAGCGGACGTCTCGCTCGGACTGGCGGTGCTCAACGCGAATCCCTATCGCAGGGTGGATGCGATATTCGCACCCGGCGAAGCGACGAACACGACCGACGTCGTGCTTCAGACAGACGACCGTCTGCCGGTGCGTGCCAACGTGGGCTATGACAACGAAGGTGTACCGTCACTTGGCCGGGACCGCCTCTTCGCCGGCCTCGGTTACGGCAACCTCTTCGGCCTCGATCAACAGATCGCGTATCAGTTCACGGCCAGCAACGACTTCGTCAGCGGCAATCCGTCTATCGAAGGACGGCCTGACCGTGCCCGCTTCATGGCGCATGCGTTCAGCTACGTCGCGCCGTTGCCGTGGCTCGACAGCATCGAGTTCTTCGGCGTGTACGCGCAAAGCACGCCGCGACTGCCGGACACCTATGGACAGACGGGCATTTCTGCGCAGTTCAGTGTGCGCTACGACTGGCGTCTGCCGTCGACGGGTGATTGGGCGCAGTTGGTCCAGTTCGGTTACGACTTCAAGCGCAGCAACAACGACCTGGAATTCGGCGGCTTTCAGGTATTCAACTCGAACACGCATATCCATCAGTTCGTGGCCGTCTACGACATCAGCCAGCAGAAGGACACGGGGACAGCGCACGCAGCCGCAACGTTCGTTGCCAGCCCGGGCGGTCTCGACGGCGACAACAGCGACACGGCATTCAACACAGCGCGGCAAGGCGCGACGTCCCGCTACACATACGTGCAACTGACGGGATCTGACGCGTTCGCGCTCGGCCGAGGCTTCACGCTGGCGGCAAGCGGCACGTTTCAATGGACGCCCGACACGCTGTTGCCAAGCGAAGAAATCGGGCTTGGCGGCGAGACCAGCGTGCGAGGCTACGATCCCTATGTGATGCTCGGCGACCGCGGCTGGAACGTGCAGACGGAATTGCGCACGCCCGCTTTGGCGATCGGCGCAAGCGCTGTGCTCGCACAGCCGTTCGTCTTCTTCGATGCCGGGCGCGTGTGGACACGCATCGACCAGCCTGCGGAGTACAACCCCGGCATGCTTGCGAGCGTCGGCGCGGGCGTGCGCTTCAGATGGTCGCGCTTCGTCGATTTCCGGTGCACCTATGCCGCGCCCTTGCGCGCGGCGACGCCGGACGGATCGAAAGCGCCGATGGTGATGCTGTATCTGTCGATCGGAACGTGA
- a CDS encoding sialidase family protein — MRCNKPRVLLSGISIAVVLAAGMTAGRAATVSGPSLFASCAVGGPGTNYVNAEVEPWIATNPKNPSNLIGVWQQDRWNNGGAHGLVASSSFDSGSTWTTPTALPFSACTGLLGYERASDPWVSIGPDGTAYAVSISFNQSDNSNAVAASVSTDGGLTWAKPNIIIANNEPTLQFFNDKESVTANPVKAGVAYAVWDRLELPNGNPYANLHTAAFRGPTLFSKTTDGGSTWSTPTTIVTVPSRQQTIGNQIVINSQNGTLYDFFDLITPPFSKAAGKVAFIKSTDDGATWTRPTIISGLQTVSVFDPNTGEPVRSGDIIPEPAIDPASGQLYVVWQDSRFNGGHYDEIAFSTSKDGGATWSAPIRVNTPSGRPAFNPSIRVNSSGTVAVTYYDFRNLADGNTATLPTDIWQTTSADNGTTFGNEAHLAGSFDLKFAPNAEGFFVGDYQGLAAIGGTFVPFFVKTNQDLNNRTDVFALP, encoded by the coding sequence ATGCGTTGCAACAAGCCCCGTGTACTTTTGAGTGGCATTTCGATTGCCGTTGTTCTCGCAGCAGGCATGACGGCCGGTCGGGCCGCAACCGTTTCCGGCCCAAGCCTCTTTGCCAGTTGCGCCGTCGGCGGCCCCGGCACGAACTATGTGAATGCCGAAGTCGAGCCCTGGATCGCGACGAACCCGAAAAACCCGTCGAACCTCATCGGCGTATGGCAACAGGATCGATGGAACAACGGCGGCGCCCACGGTCTTGTCGCCAGTTCGTCGTTCGACAGCGGATCCACATGGACTACGCCAACAGCACTGCCGTTCAGTGCATGCACGGGGTTGCTCGGCTACGAGCGCGCGTCGGATCCGTGGGTATCGATCGGTCCCGACGGCACCGCGTACGCCGTGTCGATCTCCTTCAATCAATCGGACAACAGCAACGCGGTGGCCGCCTCGGTTTCGACGGACGGCGGACTGACGTGGGCGAAGCCGAACATCATCATCGCCAACAACGAACCAACGCTGCAATTCTTCAACGACAAGGAATCCGTGACGGCGAACCCTGTCAAGGCTGGCGTCGCGTATGCGGTGTGGGACCGCCTCGAACTGCCGAACGGCAACCCGTACGCGAACCTGCATACGGCTGCCTTCCGCGGACCGACGCTGTTCTCGAAGACGACGGATGGCGGCAGCACATGGAGTACTCCGACAACCATCGTGACCGTGCCTTCGCGGCAGCAGACGATCGGCAACCAGATCGTGATCAACTCGCAAAACGGCACGCTCTACGATTTCTTCGATCTGATCACGCCGCCGTTCTCCAAAGCGGCCGGCAAGGTGGCGTTCATCAAATCGACCGATGACGGTGCAACGTGGACCAGGCCCACAATCATCTCGGGTCTGCAAACCGTATCGGTCTTCGATCCGAACACGGGAGAGCCGGTGCGTTCTGGCGACATCATCCCCGAGCCCGCGATCGATCCCGCGAGCGGACAGTTGTATGTGGTGTGGCAGGATTCGCGCTTCAACGGCGGCCACTACGACGAGATCGCGTTCTCGACCTCGAAAGACGGCGGCGCGACATGGAGCGCGCCGATCCGGGTCAACACGCCCTCCGGCCGTCCTGCATTCAATCCGAGCATTCGCGTCAATTCGTCGGGAACCGTTGCCGTGACTTACTACGACTTCCGCAATCTCGCGGATGGCAACACCGCGACACTGCCGACGGATATCTGGCAAACCACATCGGCCGACAATGGAACGACGTTCGGCAATGAAGCCCATTTGGCGGGGTCGTTCGACCTCAAGTTCGCACCGAACGCCGAGGGCTTCTTCGTCGGCGACTATCAGGGATTGGCCGCCATCGGCGGGACGTTCGTGCCGTTCTTCGTAAAAACGAACCAGGACCTCAACAATCGCACGGACGTATTCGCCCTGCCTTAA
- the acnB gene encoding bifunctional aconitate hydratase 2/2-methylisocitrate dehydratase, translating into MLENFRAHVAARAALGIPPLPLTAQQTAELVELLTNPPAGEEQTLLDLITNRVPAGVDEAARVKAGFLAAVAKGETACALISRARATELLGTMLGGYNIQPLIELLSDAEVGTVAADALKKTLLMFDAFHDVKELADKGNANAKAVLQSWADAEWFTSRPEVPQSLTITVFKVTGETNTDDLSPAPDATTRPDIPMHALAMLKNARPGITPEEDGKRGPVKFIESLKEKGHLVAYVGDVVGTGSSRKSATNSVLWFTGEDIPYIPNKRFGGVCLGGKIAPIFYNTMEDAGALPIELDVSKMEMGDVVELRPYEGKALKNGEVIAEFQVKSDVLFDEVRAGGRIPLIIGRGLTGKAREALGLAPSTLFRLPQQPADSGKGFSLAQKMVGRACGLPEGQGVRPGTYCEPKMTSVGSQDTTGPMTRDELKDLACLGFSADLVMQSFCHTAAYPKPVDVKTHQTLPNFISNRGGIALRPGDGVIHSWLNRMLLPDTVGTGGDSHTRFPIGISFPAGSGLVAFAAATGTMPLDMPESVLVRFKGKMQPGVTLRDLVNAIPLYAIKQGTLTVAKQGKKNIFSGRILEIEGLPDLKVEQAFELSDASAERSAAGCTVHLNKEPIIEYLNSNITLLKWMIAQGYQDPRSLQRRIKAMEQWLADPQLLSPDADAEYAAVIEIDLADIHEPIVACPNDPDDVKTLSDVAGAKIDEVFIGSCMTNIGHFRAASKLLEGKRDIPVKLWVAPPTKMDQKQLTEEGHYGVFGTAGARTEMPGCSLCMGNQAQVREGATVMSTSTRNFPNRLGKNTNVYLGSAELAAICSRLGKIPTREEYMADMGVLNANGDKIYQYMNFDRIEDFKQVADTVTM; encoded by the coding sequence ATGCTTGAAAACTTTCGTGCTCATGTCGCCGCGCGCGCCGCGCTCGGCATTCCTCCCCTGCCGCTGACAGCCCAACAGACCGCCGAGCTGGTGGAACTGCTGACCAACCCGCCTGCCGGCGAAGAGCAGACGCTGCTCGACCTGATCACCAACCGCGTGCCTGCCGGCGTGGACGAAGCTGCACGCGTGAAGGCCGGCTTCCTTGCAGCCGTGGCCAAGGGCGAGACCGCCTGCGCGCTGATCTCGCGCGCCCGCGCCACCGAACTGCTCGGCACGATGCTGGGCGGCTACAACATCCAGCCGCTGATCGAGCTGCTGTCCGACGCCGAAGTCGGCACCGTCGCCGCCGACGCGCTGAAGAAAACCCTGCTCATGTTCGACGCGTTCCACGACGTCAAGGAGCTCGCCGACAAGGGCAACGCCAACGCGAAGGCAGTGCTGCAAAGCTGGGCCGACGCCGAATGGTTCACCAGCCGTCCGGAAGTGCCGCAAAGCCTGACCATCACCGTCTTCAAGGTCACGGGCGAAACCAACACCGACGACCTGTCGCCCGCCCCGGACGCCACCACGCGCCCGGACATCCCGATGCACGCGCTGGCGATGCTGAAGAACGCCCGTCCTGGCATCACCCCGGAAGAAGACGGCAAGCGCGGCCCGGTCAAGTTCATTGAGTCGCTGAAGGAAAAGGGCCACCTGGTCGCCTACGTGGGCGACGTGGTCGGCACGGGCTCCTCGCGCAAGTCGGCCACCAACTCGGTGCTGTGGTTCACGGGCGAAGACATCCCGTACATCCCGAACAAGCGCTTCGGCGGCGTGTGTCTCGGCGGCAAGATCGCGCCGATCTTCTACAACACGATGGAAGACGCCGGCGCCTTGCCGATCGAACTCGACGTGTCGAAGATGGAAATGGGCGACGTGGTCGAACTGCGTCCGTACGAAGGCAAGGCGCTGAAGAACGGCGAAGTAATCGCCGAGTTCCAGGTCAAGTCCGACGTGCTGTTCGATGAAGTGCGCGCCGGCGGCCGCATTCCGCTGATCATCGGTCGCGGACTGACGGGCAAGGCACGCGAAGCGCTGGGCCTCGCGCCGTCGACGCTGTTCCGCCTGCCGCAGCAGCCGGCCGACAGCGGCAAGGGCTTCTCGCTCGCGCAGAAGATGGTCGGCCGCGCATGTGGCTTGCCGGAAGGCCAGGGCGTCCGCCCGGGCACGTACTGCGAACCGAAGATGACCTCGGTCGGCTCGCAGGACACGACGGGCCCGATGACCCGCGACGAACTGAAGGACCTGGCATGCCTGGGTTTCTCGGCTGACCTCGTCATGCAGTCCTTCTGTCACACGGCAGCGTATCCCAAGCCGGTGGACGTGAAGACGCACCAGACGCTGCCGAACTTCATCAGCAACCGCGGCGGCATCGCGCTGCGCCCGGGCGACGGCGTGATCCACTCGTGGCTGAACCGTATGCTGCTGCCCGACACCGTCGGCACGGGCGGCGACTCGCACACGCGCTTCCCGATCGGCATCAGCTTCCCGGCCGGTTCGGGCCTCGTCGCCTTCGCCGCTGCTACGGGCACCATGCCGCTGGACATGCCGGAATCGGTGCTGGTTCGCTTCAAGGGCAAGATGCAGCCGGGCGTGACGCTGCGTGACCTGGTCAACGCGATCCCGCTGTACGCGATCAAGCAAGGCACGTTGACGGTTGCCAAGCAAGGCAAGAAGAACATCTTCTCCGGGCGCATTCTCGAAATCGAAGGCCTGCCCGATCTGAAGGTTGAGCAAGCGTTCGAACTGTCGGATGCATCGGCCGAGCGCTCGGCTGCCGGTTGCACGGTCCATCTGAACAAGGAACCGATCATCGAGTATCTCAACAGCAACATCACGCTGCTGAAGTGGATGATCGCTCAAGGGTACCAGGACCCGCGCAGCCTGCAGCGCCGCATCAAGGCGATGGAACAGTGGCTGGCCGACCCGCAACTGCTGTCGCCGGATGCCGACGCCGAATACGCCGCCGTCATTGAGATCGACCTGGCTGACATCCACGAGCCAATCGTGGCCTGCCCGAACGATCCGGACGATGTGAAGACACTGTCGGACGTGGCCGGTGCGAAGATCGACGAAGTATTCATCGGCTCGTGCATGACCAACATCGGCCACTTCCGTGCGGCGTCGAAACTGCTGGAAGGCAAGCGCGATATTCCCGTCAAGCTGTGGGTCGCTCCGCCGACCAAGATGGACCAGAAGCAACTGACCGAAGAAGGCCATTACGGCGTGTTCGGCACGGCGGGTGCGCGTACGGAAATGCCGGGCTGCTCGCTGTGCATGGGTAACCAGGCGCAGGTGCGCGAAGGCGCGACGGTCATGTCCACCTCGACCCGTAACTTCCCGAACCGCCTGGGCAAGAACACGAACGTGTACCTCGGCTCGGCGGAACTGGCGGCGATCTGCTCGCGTCTGGGCAAGATCCCGACCAGGGAAGAGTACATGGCCGACATGGGCGTGCTCAACGCAAACGGCGACAAGATCTATCAATACATGAACTTCGACCGGATCGAAGACTTCAAGCAGGTGGCCGACACTGTCACGATGTAA
- a CDS encoding TadG family pilus assembly protein, with translation MSKQKQRGSVAVITAVSMVSLLGLAALAIDIGNLLVSRNELQNAADAAALAGAPCLYQRAQCGNTTATEPDWTTATQKASSFATASTSNTVQGSVIKVAQTGSGYWNITGSPGTLETVPFTPGTNDLPAIQVTITKSAANANGSVPVYLASILGVTSLSASATATAAVSRPGYVGPGGLFPLAMSKCLFDNYWDSSTNSPKLATSTAKIPGQDFNQTPNTPYIFQVSSSYQVNGCEAGQWTTLTSQQNNVTFVRGLIAGQNTDSLGIGSQPGTYIQPGEENTLYTAVNDCSAAGDHTCEYETVPVVSSLGTGSYQPVVAFACVHVLGAKKGSSPYVILQMSNQPDKCQAKNAGGVGPNYGAITPPRLVQ, from the coding sequence ATGAGCAAACAAAAACAGCGAGGCTCCGTCGCGGTGATCACGGCCGTGAGCATGGTGTCGCTTCTGGGGTTGGCGGCGCTGGCGATCGACATCGGCAATCTGCTGGTGTCGCGCAACGAATTGCAGAATGCGGCTGACGCTGCCGCGCTCGCAGGTGCGCCTTGCCTGTATCAGCGTGCGCAGTGCGGCAATACGACGGCAACCGAGCCCGACTGGACGACGGCTACGCAGAAGGCGTCCAGCTTTGCAACGGCCTCGACGTCGAACACGGTGCAGGGGAGTGTGATCAAGGTGGCGCAGACAGGGTCGGGCTACTGGAACATAACGGGTAGCCCGGGCACCCTGGAGACTGTGCCGTTCACACCCGGTACGAACGATCTGCCCGCCATCCAGGTGACGATCACCAAGAGCGCCGCCAATGCGAACGGCAGTGTTCCCGTCTATCTCGCAAGCATCCTTGGCGTGACGTCGCTCTCGGCGAGCGCAACGGCGACAGCGGCCGTGTCGAGACCTGGCTACGTCGGCCCCGGCGGACTTTTTCCGCTCGCGATGTCCAAGTGTCTATTCGACAACTACTGGGACTCGTCGACCAACTCGCCGAAGCTGGCCACGAGTACGGCAAAGATCCCCGGACAGGACTTTAACCAGACACCCAACACGCCATACATCTTTCAGGTCTCGTCGTCGTATCAGGTTAACGGTTGCGAAGCAGGGCAGTGGACTACGCTGACCAGTCAGCAAAACAACGTTACGTTCGTGCGGGGACTGATTGCAGGTCAGAATACCGATTCGCTCGGCATCGGGTCGCAGCCTGGAACCTACATCCAGCCTGGCGAGGAGAATACGCTCTACACGGCTGTCAACGATTGCAGTGCTGCCGGAGACCATACCTGTGAATACGAGACGGTGCCTGTCGTCAGCAGCCTTGGGACTGGCAGCTATCAGCCCGTCGTTGCCTTTGCTTGCGTGCATGTTCTCGGTGCGAAGAAAGGCTCCAGCCCGTATGTCATTTTGCAGATGAGCAATCAGCCGGACAAGTGCCAGGCCAAGAACGCCGGCGGCGTCGGGCCGAACTATGGGGCGATAACACCGCCGCGTCTGGTTCAATGA